In Streptomyces canus, one DNA window encodes the following:
- a CDS encoding helix-turn-helix transcriptional regulator: MDGVPESHTGWTFVTNHARVLAVIADNHSARIRDIAAHCRLTERAVQKIISDLEQDGYLSHVREGRTNTYRIEPGKVLRHPAEAGLTVASLLSLLVQDEADRSPFSDSRRHTPA, from the coding sequence ATGGATGGAGTGCCCGAATCACACACCGGATGGACGTTCGTCACCAACCACGCACGCGTGCTGGCCGTGATCGCCGACAATCACAGCGCCCGGATCCGCGACATCGCCGCACACTGCCGCCTCACCGAACGCGCCGTCCAGAAGATCATTTCCGATCTGGAGCAGGACGGATACCTCTCGCACGTGCGGGAGGGCCGCACCAACACCTACCGCATCGAGCCGGGCAAGGTCCTGCGCCATCCCGCCGAGGCCGGCCTGACGGTGGCGTCACTGCTCTCCCTGCTCGTCCAGGACGAGGCGGACCGCAGCCCGTTCTCCGACAGCCGGCGGCACACACCGGCCTGA
- a CDS encoding purine-cytosine permease family protein: protein MSTTESRPAKADPSKSADQAVKETLEDYTLRFAPRSYRRWTPMVVATTALGGIAYMADFSIGAGIGLAHGTGNALVAIAVAAVVIFVTGFPLAYYGARYNIDLDLITRGSGFGYYGSVLTSVIFASFTFIFFALEGSIMAQGLKLGLGLPLWLGYLVSTLMVIPLVIYGMKALSKLQVWTTPVWLLLMVGPLVYLIATDPGTVDRFLAYAGTDGDGGVNTASVLLGAGVCLSLIAQIGEQIDYLRFMPPKTEANKRTWWTAVVMAGPGWVVLGALKQAIGVFLAVYILAKVGPDVAPEPIQQFKGAFDAMMPSWLVLPLAVALVVISQIKINVTNAYSGSLAWTNSFTRLSRHYPGRMVFVLVNLGFALVLMEADMFSFLNDILGFYSNCAIAWVVTVATDIGINKYLLKLSPLAPEFRRGMLYAVNPVGVVAFVAASGLSIAMYFHGLGDTLQPYSPVAAAVIAFVLTPLMAIVTKGKYYLRRADDGIDEPMLDAEGNPSAVTYDCHVCHQPYERPDLAACATHDAVVCSLCLSTDKTGDHVLPATV from the coding sequence ATGAGCACCACAGAGTCGCGGCCGGCAAAGGCAGACCCGTCGAAATCCGCCGATCAGGCGGTCAAGGAGACCCTGGAGGACTACACCCTCCGGTTCGCGCCCCGCAGCTACCGCCGCTGGACCCCCATGGTCGTGGCCACCACGGCACTCGGCGGCATCGCGTACATGGCCGACTTCTCCATCGGCGCCGGCATCGGCCTGGCCCACGGCACCGGCAACGCGCTCGTGGCGATCGCGGTCGCCGCCGTCGTCATCTTCGTCACCGGCTTCCCCCTCGCCTACTACGGCGCCCGCTACAACATCGACCTCGACCTGATCACCCGCGGCTCCGGCTTCGGCTACTACGGCTCGGTCCTCACCAGCGTCATCTTCGCCAGCTTCACCTTCATCTTCTTCGCCCTCGAAGGCTCGATCATGGCCCAGGGCCTCAAGCTCGGCCTCGGACTGCCCTTGTGGCTGGGTTACCTGGTCTCCACGTTGATGGTGATCCCGCTGGTCATCTACGGCATGAAGGCGCTCAGCAAGCTCCAGGTCTGGACAACCCCGGTCTGGCTGCTGCTGATGGTCGGCCCGCTGGTCTACCTGATCGCCACCGACCCGGGCACCGTCGACCGCTTCCTCGCCTACGCGGGCACCGACGGCGACGGCGGGGTCAACACCGCCTCCGTGCTGCTGGGCGCGGGTGTGTGCCTCTCGCTCATCGCGCAGATCGGTGAGCAGATCGACTATCTGCGCTTCATGCCACCCAAGACCGAGGCGAACAAGCGCACTTGGTGGACCGCGGTGGTCATGGCCGGACCCGGCTGGGTGGTGCTCGGCGCGCTCAAGCAGGCCATCGGTGTCTTCCTCGCCGTCTACATCCTGGCCAAGGTCGGACCGGACGTCGCGCCCGAGCCGATCCAGCAGTTCAAGGGCGCCTTCGACGCGATGATGCCGTCCTGGCTGGTGCTCCCGCTGGCCGTGGCCCTCGTCGTGATCAGCCAGATCAAGATCAACGTGACGAACGCCTACTCCGGCTCGCTCGCCTGGACCAACTCCTTCACCCGGCTCTCCAGGCACTACCCCGGCCGCATGGTCTTCGTCCTGGTCAACCTGGGCTTCGCGCTGGTCCTGATGGAGGCCGACATGTTCAGCTTCCTCAACGACATCCTGGGCTTCTACTCGAACTGCGCGATCGCCTGGGTCGTCACCGTCGCCACCGACATAGGCATCAACAAGTACCTGCTCAAACTGTCCCCGCTCGCCCCCGAGTTCCGGCGCGGCATGCTCTACGCGGTCAACCCCGTGGGTGTGGTGGCCTTCGTCGCCGCGTCCGGCCTGTCCATCGCCATGTACTTCCACGGCCTCGGCGACACCCTCCAGCCGTACTCCCCCGTCGCCGCCGCCGTCATCGCCTTCGTCCTCACCCCGCTGATGGCCATCGTCACCAAGGGCAAGTACTACCTGCGCCGCGCGGACGACGGCATCGACGAGCCCATGCTCGACGCGGAGGGCAACCCCAGCGCGGTCACCTACGACTGCCACGTCTGCCACCAGCCCTACGAGCGCCCGGACCTGGCCGCCTGCGCCACCCACGACGCGGTGGTCTGCTCCCTGTGCCTGAGCACGGACAAGACCGGCGACCACGTCCTGCCCGCCACCGTCTGA
- the rox gene encoding rifampin monooxygenase: MFDVIIAGGGPTGLMLAAELRLHGVRVVVLEKEAKPTEIVRSLGLHVRSIEVMDQRGLLERFLAHGKRFEAGGFFAAIDKPWPARLDSAHAYVLGIPQTVTDRLLAEHAVELGTEVRRGCELVGLSQDADGVSAELADGTRLRSRYLVGCDGGRSTVRKLLGVGFPGAPAEVEILLGAMEVGVPPETVTAVVSEVRRTQKLFGLGPVGDGLYRVVVPAEAVTADRSVAPTLEEFERRLRAVAGTDFGVHSPRWLSRFGDATRQAERYRVGRVLLAGDAAHVHPPVGGQGLNLGIQDAFNLGWKLAAEVAGWAPRDLLDSYHAERHPVAADVLDNTRAQMGLLSTEPGPQAVRRLLARLMDFDEVNRYLIEKITAIGVRYDFGAGHELLGRRLRDLTLKRGRLYGLMHAGRGLLLDRTGRLSVEGWSDRVDHVVDVGEELDAPAVLLRPDGHVAWVGEDQRELLDRLPRWFGAAARE; the protein is encoded by the coding sequence GTGTTCGACGTGATCATCGCCGGTGGCGGACCGACCGGTCTGATGCTGGCCGCCGAGTTGCGGTTGCACGGTGTGCGGGTGGTCGTGCTGGAGAAGGAGGCGAAGCCGACCGAGATCGTCCGCTCGCTCGGCCTGCACGTGCGCAGCATCGAGGTGATGGACCAGCGCGGGCTGCTGGAGCGGTTCCTCGCGCACGGAAAGCGGTTCGAGGCGGGCGGTTTCTTCGCCGCCATCGACAAGCCCTGGCCTGCCCGGCTGGACAGCGCGCACGCCTATGTCCTCGGCATCCCGCAGACGGTCACCGACCGCCTGCTGGCCGAGCACGCCGTCGAGCTCGGCACCGAGGTCCGGCGCGGCTGCGAGCTGGTCGGGCTGAGCCAGGACGCCGACGGGGTGAGCGCCGAACTCGCCGACGGCACGCGGCTGCGCTCGCGCTATCTGGTCGGCTGCGACGGCGGCCGCAGCACGGTGCGCAAGCTGCTCGGTGTCGGTTTCCCCGGCGCGCCCGCCGAGGTGGAGATCCTGCTGGGCGCGATGGAGGTGGGCGTGCCGCCGGAGACGGTGACCGCCGTGGTGAGTGAAGTCCGTCGAACCCAGAAGCTGTTCGGCCTCGGTCCCGTCGGGGACGGGCTGTACCGCGTCGTCGTGCCCGCCGAGGCGGTGACCGCGGACCGCTCGGTCGCGCCGACCCTGGAGGAGTTCGAACGACGGCTCAGGGCGGTCGCCGGCACGGACTTCGGTGTGCACTCACCGCGCTGGCTCTCCCGCTTCGGCGACGCCACCCGGCAGGCCGAGCGCTACCGGGTCGGCCGGGTGCTGCTGGCCGGCGACGCGGCGCACGTCCACCCGCCGGTGGGCGGGCAGGGCCTCAACCTCGGTATCCAGGACGCGTTCAACCTGGGCTGGAAACTGGCCGCAGAGGTGGCCGGCTGGGCACCGCGGGACCTGCTGGACAGCTACCACGCCGAACGGCACCCGGTGGCCGCCGACGTGCTGGACAACACCCGTGCGCAGATGGGGCTGCTGTCCACCGAGCCGGGGCCGCAGGCGGTGCGTCGGCTGCTGGCGCGGCTGATGGACTTCGACGAGGTGAACCGGTACCTGATCGAGAAGATCACCGCGATCGGTGTCCGCTACGACTTCGGTGCGGGCCATGAACTGCTCGGCCGGCGACTGCGGGACCTCACGCTGAAGCGCGGCCGCCTGTACGGGCTGATGCACGCCGGCCGTGGACTGCTGCTCGACCGGACCGGCCGGCTCTCGGTTGAGGGCTGGTCGGACCGGGTCGACCACGTCGTCGACGTCGGCGAGGAACTGGACGCGCCCGCGGTCCTGCTGCGGCCGGACGGCCATGTGGCGTGGGTCGGCGAGGATCAGCGGGAACTGCTCGACCGGCTGCCGAGGTGGTTCGGCGCGGCCGCCCGTGAGTGA
- a CDS encoding hemolysin family protein, giving the protein MSFPMALFVTVLLLIGSGFFVAAEFALVAAKRHRMEKAAAEGRRGAKAALAGMRELSLMLAGAQLGITVCTLGLGSVSKPAISHALDPLLHDVGLPSAVSYAVAFVFAMVVVVFLHMVLGEMAPKSWAIAHPERSAMLLAPPFWGVVKIVRPLISVLNSMSNALVRLCRVTPRDELAAVHNREQLTHLVEESERLGLISEADSELLTRSLTEPETPVADLRIPAAEITSVVGTADLETILRTAADHDRTRMLVREGDLVLGSLHARDALVARAQGRTSTARTLARPVPELKEDTKVADAIDLLRRNRASLAVVRDEAGALTGMVTLDDLLARYLQPQAG; this is encoded by the coding sequence ATGAGTTTCCCGATGGCGCTCTTCGTCACCGTTCTGCTGCTGATCGGCAGCGGGTTCTTCGTCGCCGCGGAGTTCGCCCTGGTCGCCGCCAAGCGGCACCGCATGGAGAAGGCCGCGGCGGAGGGCCGGCGCGGTGCGAAGGCGGCCCTGGCCGGGATGCGCGAGCTGTCGCTGATGCTGGCCGGCGCCCAGTTGGGCATCACCGTCTGCACCCTGGGCCTCGGTTCGGTCTCCAAGCCCGCGATCTCCCACGCTCTCGACCCCCTGCTGCACGACGTGGGCCTGCCCAGCGCGGTCAGCTACGCCGTGGCCTTCGTGTTCGCCATGGTCGTCGTGGTGTTCCTGCACATGGTGCTCGGCGAGATGGCCCCCAAGTCCTGGGCCATCGCCCACCCCGAGCGTTCCGCGATGCTGCTCGCGCCGCCTTTCTGGGGCGTGGTCAAGATCGTCCGGCCGCTGATCTCGGTGCTGAACAGCATGAGCAACGCACTGGTACGGCTGTGCCGGGTCACCCCGCGCGACGAACTGGCCGCGGTGCACAACCGGGAGCAACTCACCCACCTGGTCGAGGAGTCGGAGCGGCTCGGACTGATCAGCGAGGCCGACTCGGAGCTGCTCACCCGCTCGCTCACCGAGCCCGAGACCCCGGTCGCCGACCTTCGGATCCCGGCCGCGGAGATCACCTCGGTGGTCGGCACCGCCGACCTCGAGACCATCCTGCGCACGGCCGCCGACCACGACCGCACCCGCATGCTGGTCCGCGAGGGCGATCTCGTCCTCGGCTCCCTCCACGCCCGCGACGCCCTGGTCGCCCGCGCCCAGGGCCGCACCTCGACCGCGCGCACCCTCGCCCGCCCGGTTCCGGAACTGAAGGAGGACACGAAGGTCGCCGACGCGATCGACCTGCTCCGCCGCAACCGGGCCTCTCTGGCGGTCGTACGCGACGAGGCGGGCGCGCTCACGGGCATGGTGACGCTGGACGACCTGCTGGCGCGCTATCTGCAACCGCAGGCGGGCTGA
- a CDS encoding hemolysin family protein, with product MSTTSAVLGLLAVFLLTAGTGYFVAQEFAYVSADRLALSREAEAGDRKAARALKVLERLSFMLSGAQLGITVTGLVVGFIAEPSVSALLEPALTGMGVPEGAVGGISVVLAFVLATVVQMVLGELAPKNLAIAVPERLAKALAPSTLGYLKVVGPLVHVFDGAANRLLRKAGIEPVEELHHGATLEELGHLIGESHEQGELPRDTAELLDHALEFSERTLDEVMVPRVDAVFVRGDATAAEAVDLIAKHGHSTYPVLGHHPDDVPGVLGVRELMRLPAHELTRATAGALARSPLLLPDTLPLPEAVEQMRERDDEFAVVLDEHGGVAGIVTYEDIAEELVGDIADETDTVTALAVPDGQGWLVDAGRRLDEIADATGVELPEEEDYDTVAGLVVDRLGRFPAIGDRITVDLWDGGRAVIDVRTLDRHVPERVRIQKSAEEGQA from the coding sequence TTGAGTACCACCAGTGCGGTCCTGGGACTGCTGGCCGTGTTCCTGCTGACCGCGGGCACCGGCTACTTCGTCGCCCAGGAGTTCGCCTACGTCTCGGCGGACCGGCTCGCCCTCTCCCGTGAGGCGGAGGCGGGTGACCGGAAGGCGGCCCGCGCGCTGAAGGTGCTGGAGCGGCTGTCCTTCATGCTCTCCGGCGCCCAGCTGGGCATCACCGTCACCGGCCTGGTCGTCGGCTTCATCGCCGAACCGTCGGTCTCCGCCCTGCTCGAACCCGCCCTGACCGGCATGGGGGTTCCCGAGGGGGCCGTCGGCGGCATCTCCGTCGTGCTCGCCTTCGTCCTGGCCACCGTCGTCCAGATGGTGCTCGGCGAGCTGGCCCCGAAGAACCTCGCGATCGCCGTCCCGGAGCGGCTCGCGAAGGCCCTCGCACCCTCCACCCTCGGGTACCTCAAGGTCGTCGGCCCGCTCGTCCACGTCTTCGACGGGGCGGCCAACCGCCTGCTCCGCAAGGCCGGCATCGAACCCGTCGAGGAACTCCACCACGGCGCCACCCTGGAGGAGCTCGGCCACCTCATCGGCGAGTCCCACGAACAAGGTGAACTGCCCAGGGACACCGCCGAACTCCTCGACCACGCCCTGGAGTTCTCCGAGCGCACCCTCGACGAGGTGATGGTGCCGCGCGTCGACGCCGTCTTCGTCCGAGGGGACGCCACCGCGGCCGAGGCCGTCGACCTGATCGCCAAGCACGGCCACTCCACCTACCCCGTCCTCGGCCACCACCCGGACGACGTCCCGGGCGTCCTGGGCGTACGGGAGCTGATGCGGCTGCCGGCCCATGAACTGACCCGGGCCACCGCGGGCGCCCTCGCCCGCAGCCCGCTGCTGCTGCCCGACACGCTTCCGCTGCCGGAGGCGGTCGAGCAGATGCGGGAGCGGGACGACGAGTTCGCGGTCGTCCTGGACGAGCACGGCGGAGTCGCCGGCATCGTCACCTACGAGGACATCGCCGAGGAACTGGTCGGTGACATCGCCGACGAGACCGACACCGTCACCGCACTCGCCGTGCCCGACGGGCAGGGCTGGCTGGTCGACGCGGGCCGCCGCCTCGACGAGATCGCCGACGCCACCGGCGTCGAACTGCCCGAGGAGGAGGACTACGACACCGTCGCAGGACTGGTCGTGGACCGCCTCGGCCGCTTCCCGGCGATCGGGGACCGCATCACGGTCGACCTGTGGGACGGCGGGCGCGCGGTGATCGACGTACGGACCCTCGACCGCCATGTGCCGGAGCGTGTCCGTATCCAGAAGTCCGCGGAGGAGGGCCAGGCATGA
- a CDS encoding hemolysin family protein — MTTVQLLVGALTLLTNAFFVGGEFALISVRRSQIEPRARAGHKRARMTLWGLEHLSAMMATAQLGITVSSLVLGAVAEPAIAHLLEPAFHAAHIPQGLVHPIAFVIALSLATYLHMLIGEMVPKNIALAAPVPTALLLGPPLVALTRALKPFVFGINAFANTLLKLLRVEPKDEVESVFTDDQLARMVVDASEAGLLSPADGERLRDALELGTRPVGEILVPARKMRTVDVSVTPARLERVAAEVGYSRFPVTGPDGTLLGYLHIKDTLGVTDRDRPFPRATLHPVTRVRIDTPLDDTLTALRADGSHLAAVTGESGAVLGFVTMEDVLSELVGPTPAAV; from the coding sequence ATGACCACCGTCCAGCTGCTCGTCGGCGCCCTGACGCTGCTGACCAACGCCTTCTTCGTGGGCGGCGAGTTCGCCCTGATCTCCGTGCGCCGCAGCCAGATCGAGCCGCGTGCGCGTGCCGGCCACAAGCGGGCCCGGATGACCCTGTGGGGTCTCGAACACCTCTCCGCGATGATGGCCACCGCCCAGCTCGGCATCACCGTCTCCTCGCTGGTGCTCGGTGCGGTCGCCGAACCGGCCATCGCGCACCTGCTGGAGCCCGCCTTCCACGCGGCCCACATCCCGCAGGGCCTCGTGCACCCGATCGCATTCGTGATCGCCCTGTCGCTGGCCACGTATCTGCACATGCTGATCGGCGAGATGGTCCCGAAGAACATCGCGCTCGCGGCCCCCGTGCCGACCGCACTGCTGCTCGGACCGCCTCTCGTGGCCCTCACGCGTGCGCTGAAGCCCTTCGTGTTCGGCATCAACGCCTTCGCCAACACCCTGCTGAAGCTGCTGCGCGTGGAGCCCAAGGACGAGGTCGAGTCGGTGTTCACCGACGACCAGCTCGCCCGCATGGTCGTCGACGCCAGTGAGGCGGGACTGCTCTCGCCCGCCGACGGCGAGCGACTGCGGGACGCGCTGGAGCTGGGCACCCGCCCGGTCGGCGAGATCCTCGTCCCCGCCCGGAAGATGCGGACCGTGGACGTCTCGGTCACCCCGGCGCGGCTCGAGCGGGTCGCCGCCGAGGTGGGCTACTCCCGCTTCCCGGTCACCGGTCCGGACGGCACCCTGCTGGGCTATCTGCACATCAAGGACACCCTCGGCGTCACCGACCGCGACCGGCCCTTCCCCCGCGCCACCCTGCACCCGGTCACCCGGGTCCGCATCGACACCCCGCTGGACGACACCCTCACCGCGCTGCGCGCCGACGGGAGTCATCTGGCGGCGGTGACGGGGGAGTCGGGGGCCGTCCTCGGGTTCGTGACCATGGAGGACGTCCTGTCCGAGCTGGTCGGGCCGACGCCGGCCGCCGTCTGA
- a CDS encoding hemolysin family protein: protein MTEILLLVLALLLTLACAVFVAAEFSLTTVERGDLERAAEAGERGAGGALRAVRRLTFQLSGAQLGITVTSLVIGMLAEPSLAVLLRGPLEAAGLGGAAAPVATALGVALSTVVLMVVGELVPKNWAISRPLAVAKVVAGPQSAFTALFGPFIRHLNNTANRFVRRFGLEPAEELASARSPEELVALAEHSAAEGALEADSAELFVRTLHLGELTAENVMTPRVDVKALEAHATAADAANLTHATGLSRFPVYRDSLDEVIGTVHIRDVLALEPRRRATTPVTELATAPLLVPDSLTADRLLVRLRVTRTMAVVIDEYGGTAGVATVEDIVEEVVGEVRDEHDPVEIPDLRPAGVRAWEAEGSVRVDRLGEIGLTAPEGPYETVAGLVATRLARIPAKGDDLDLDGWRLEVLDVGHHRADRVRITAPEPARGLVQAGEEAR from the coding sequence GTGACCGAGATCCTGCTGCTGGTGCTCGCCCTGCTCCTCACCCTGGCCTGTGCCGTGTTCGTCGCGGCCGAGTTCTCCCTGACCACCGTCGAGCGCGGTGACCTGGAGCGGGCCGCCGAGGCCGGTGAGCGCGGCGCCGGGGGTGCGCTCAGGGCCGTACGCCGGCTGACCTTCCAGCTCTCCGGCGCCCAGCTCGGCATCACGGTCACCTCGCTGGTGATCGGCATGCTCGCCGAACCCTCCCTCGCGGTGCTCCTCAGGGGCCCGCTGGAGGCCGCCGGCCTCGGCGGAGCCGCCGCGCCGGTGGCGACCGCGCTGGGCGTGGCCCTGTCCACCGTCGTGCTGATGGTGGTGGGCGAGCTGGTGCCGAAGAACTGGGCGATCTCCCGCCCGCTGGCCGTCGCCAAGGTGGTGGCCGGACCACAGAGCGCCTTCACCGCCCTCTTCGGCCCCTTCATCCGCCATCTCAACAACACCGCGAACCGTTTCGTACGACGCTTCGGCCTGGAGCCCGCCGAGGAGCTGGCCTCCGCCCGCAGCCCCGAGGAGCTCGTCGCGCTCGCCGAGCACTCCGCCGCCGAGGGCGCCCTGGAGGCCGACTCCGCCGAACTGTTCGTGCGCACCCTGCACCTGGGCGAGCTGACCGCCGAGAACGTCATGACACCGCGCGTCGACGTCAAGGCCCTCGAAGCGCACGCCACCGCCGCCGACGCGGCCAACCTCACGCACGCCACCGGCCTGTCCCGCTTCCCCGTCTACCGGGACAGCCTGGACGAGGTCATCGGCACCGTGCACATCCGTGACGTGCTCGCCCTGGAACCGCGCCGACGCGCCACCACCCCGGTCACCGAGCTGGCCACCGCACCCCTGCTGGTCCCGGACAGCCTCACCGCCGACCGGCTCCTGGTGCGGCTGCGGGTCACCCGCACCATGGCCGTCGTCATCGACGAGTACGGCGGCACGGCGGGCGTGGCGACGGTCGAGGACATCGTGGAGGAGGTCGTCGGAGAGGTCCGCGACGAGCACGACCCCGTGGAGATCCCCGACCTGCGGCCCGCCGGTGTGCGGGCCTGGGAGGCGGAGGGCTCGGTCCGCGTCGACCGGCTCGGCGAGATAGGGCTCACGGCGCCCGAGGGGCCGTACGAGACCGTGGCAGGACTGGTCGCCACCCGCCTCGCACGCATCCCCGCCAAGGGCGACGACCTCGACCTGGACGGCTGGCGCCTGGAGGTCCTGGACGTCGGCCACCACCGCGCCGACCGCGTCCGCATCACCGCGCCGGAGCCCGCCCGAGGCCTGGTCCAGGCCGGGGAGGAGGCCCGATGA
- a CDS encoding twin-arginine translocase TatA/TatE family subunit — MFGLSELAIILIVVIAVIAVRKGPELTRTAGKSARILKAEARAAKEGGPEPQVIQGEVVRPGSTAGTEQSHGTR, encoded by the coding sequence ATGTTCGGACTGAGTGAGCTCGCGATCATCCTGATCGTCGTCATAGCGGTCATCGCCGTCAGGAAGGGTCCGGAACTGACCCGTACCGCGGGCAAGTCGGCCCGCATCCTCAAGGCGGAGGCGCGGGCGGCGAAGGAGGGCGGCCCGGAACCCCAGGTCATCCAGGGAGAGGTCGTCCGGCCCGGGAGCACCGCGGGAACCGAGCAGAGCCACGGCACACGCTGA
- a CDS encoding DUF1775 domain-containing protein: MSRITLPRLCVAAVGAATAVLLTAVPAAAHTEVEADKAQALAENVTVSFHAEAESDTSGIKEVRVVLPEGIAPADVTYGEGPKGWSFSTTADGYTVKGTELKTGEGAEYSVVVRQLPDAEEVPFKTLQTYGDGHVDRWIELDENGENPAPTLKLKAAAPGAKAVSPSPSASASPSPTARETTPAATPQAADTEKGDEGGLSAGAWTGIGAGILVAAAAVVFAVRRRGGAEE; the protein is encoded by the coding sequence ATGTCCCGTATCACCCTGCCCCGCCTGTGCGTCGCGGCCGTCGGAGCCGCGACCGCCGTACTCCTGACCGCCGTTCCGGCCGCCGCCCACACCGAGGTCGAGGCCGACAAGGCGCAGGCCCTCGCCGAGAACGTCACCGTCTCCTTCCACGCCGAGGCCGAGTCCGACACCTCCGGGATCAAGGAGGTGCGCGTGGTCCTGCCCGAGGGCATCGCGCCGGCCGACGTGACGTACGGCGAGGGCCCCAAGGGCTGGAGCTTCAGCACGACCGCCGACGGCTACACCGTCAAGGGCACGGAGCTGAAGACCGGCGAGGGCGCCGAGTACTCCGTCGTCGTGCGGCAGTTGCCCGACGCCGAGGAGGTGCCCTTCAAGACCCTCCAGACCTATGGCGACGGGCACGTCGACCGCTGGATCGAGCTCGACGAGAACGGCGAGAACCCGGCGCCGACGCTGAAGCTCAAGGCCGCGGCACCGGGGGCGAAGGCGGTCAGCCCCTCCCCCAGCGCGTCGGCGTCACCGTCACCCACGGCCAGGGAGACGACCCCCGCGGCCACCCCGCAGGCCGCCGACACCGAGAAGGGCGACGAGGGCGGGCTGTCCGCGGGTGCCTGGACCGGGATCGGCGCCGGGATCCTCGTCGCGGCGGCGGCCGTGGTCTTCGCGGTACGGCGGCGGGGCGGCGCCGAGGAGTAG
- a CDS encoding isocitrate lyase/PEP mutase family protein, whose amino-acid sequence MDTDSRAKAQRFADLHREGCFLLPNAWDVGSARILEAAGFPAVATTSAGVAFSLGRTDHDFFAEQPAEDRVDRETMLRRVHEIAGGISVPLSADLEDGYGESPETVATTIARTLAAGAAGGNIEDFTGDRTRPLYDEKLSADRIRAARETLAADGEPFVLVGRTDVLLVGRPLDEAVRRANAYLEAGADCAFVPGAADAKTIGTLVRELDGPLNVVMGLTGNALSLDDLRELGVRRVTVGGSIARAMYRHLLDAARELAGSGTFSYASDQLSQTELNDLFRQG is encoded by the coding sequence GTGGACACCGACAGTCGAGCCAAGGCGCAGCGCTTCGCCGACCTGCACCGGGAGGGCTGCTTTCTGCTCCCCAACGCGTGGGACGTGGGCAGCGCGCGGATCCTGGAGGCGGCCGGCTTCCCGGCCGTGGCGACCACCAGCGCGGGCGTCGCGTTCTCCCTCGGACGGACCGACCACGACTTCTTCGCCGAACAGCCGGCCGAGGACCGCGTCGACCGCGAGACCATGCTGCGCCGGGTCCACGAGATCGCGGGCGGGATCTCCGTACCCCTGAGCGCGGACCTGGAGGACGGATACGGCGAGTCGCCCGAGACCGTCGCCACCACCATCGCGAGGACCCTCGCCGCCGGGGCCGCCGGCGGCAACATCGAGGACTTCACCGGCGACCGCACCCGTCCGCTCTACGACGAGAAGCTCTCCGCCGACCGCATCCGCGCCGCCCGCGAGACCCTTGCGGCCGACGGCGAGCCCTTCGTCCTGGTCGGGCGCACCGACGTGCTGCTGGTCGGCCGCCCGCTCGACGAGGCCGTACGGCGGGCGAACGCCTATCTGGAGGCCGGCGCCGACTGCGCGTTCGTCCCCGGCGCCGCCGACGCCAAGACCATCGGCACGCTCGTCCGCGAGCTCGACGGCCCGCTCAACGTGGTGATGGGCCTGACCGGCAACGCGCTCTCCCTCGACGACCTGCGTGAACTCGGCGTCCGCCGGGTCACGGTCGGCGGCAGCATCGCCCGCGCGATGTACCGCCATCTGCTCGACGCCGCACGGGAGTTGGCCGGCAGCGGTACGTTCTCCTACGCCTCCGACCAGCTCTCCCAGACGGAGCTCAACGATCTGTTCCGGCAGGGCTAG
- a CDS encoding DUF6153 family protein encodes MTRPEHLPARPPLWRALLLLGMLVGVLAMHGLAPGGGLHGHEGSGSARVTTVAVSADATCHDGCGSGHLHHADATCVSGAVSGGPVLPALAPDPAATAVSDDSLCPEAVTSQDGARAPPSLAELQLLRI; translated from the coding sequence ATGACCCGGCCCGAGCACCTTCCCGCACGACCGCCCCTGTGGCGGGCGTTGCTCTTGCTCGGGATGCTGGTCGGAGTGCTGGCCATGCACGGGCTGGCTCCGGGGGGCGGGCTTCATGGCCACGAAGGCTCGGGCTCCGCGCGCGTGACGACCGTCGCGGTCAGCGCCGACGCGACCTGTCACGACGGTTGCGGGTCCGGGCACCTTCACCATGCCGACGCGACCTGTGTCTCGGGGGCCGTGAGCGGTGGGCCGGTGTTGCCCGCGCTCGCTCCCGACCCCGCCGCCACGGCCGTGTCCGACGACAGCCTGTGCCCCGAGGCGGTCACGTCTCAGGACGGTGCCCGCGCACCGCCCTCCCTCGCGGAACTCCAACTCCTGCGGATCTAG